One window of Lytechinus variegatus isolate NC3 chromosome 2, Lvar_3.0, whole genome shotgun sequence genomic DNA carries:
- the LOC121408696 gene encoding deoxynucleotidyltransferase terminal-interacting protein 1-like isoform X1 has translation MRKSLQSDWLRAMQEFLLGCMNDIPIIKTISTVNKLSAEKVIVMSSRMYCYACLRQGRMNQRMQNDLYNKEFDRMSSVESLSPHWTNERLTKKKALLCNKIKNPYCMSLKTFPTNKHQRLTRQPGVNFKTRSGVVFNPITPLEILRGTLQKRINKDIHCIFQYYAQYFYMAVENMRENYGADSVTEEHVLTVFRNSLEAAKDLFQPSGKHTGKDRHEDNSHKINVKMHLDKMNLTSDAVLRRNDDDDCDEPERKRSKHNQDNGSTFSLRPPPRIQTRKRKGRPPAHHRDYTDVITTSSSNYKGSKVKVEPVKKEGPKWDPSRLVPETMFVMGAKANKALGLGATRGRLYIKHPELFKYAGDQEDKLWLYDNHLMPATGGKAYILLLDDVLHLAETEEYKECGSLAVEELQAFKVTPTILQKMKRHMETHRTDGDGSNNSSDNNE, from the exons atgagaaaatccctgcagtctgattggttgagagctaTGCAAGAATTTTTACTGGGCTGCATGAACGATATCCCGATAATCAAAACGATATCCACTGTTAACAAGCTATCGGCAGAAAaagtcattgtgatgtcatcgcgcATGTACTGTTACGCTTGTTTACGTCAAGGCAGAATGAATCAAAGGATGCAAAATGATCT GTACAATAAAGAATTTGACAGGATGAGTTCTGTTGAAAGCCTGTCACCACACTGGACGAATGAAAGACTCACCAAGAAGAAGGCCCTCCTATGTAACAAGATA AAGAATCCATATTGCATGTCTTTGAAGACCTTTCCTACCAACAAACATCAACGGCTTACCAGACAACCTGGTGTTAACTTCAAGACAAG GAGTGGTGTGGTGTTCAATCCAATCACGCCCTTGGAGATTTTACGAGGGACATTGCAGAAACGAATTAATAAAGATATCCATTGTATATTCCAGTATTATGCTCAG tatttcTACATGGCTGTTGAAAACATGAGAGAGAACTATGGAGCCGACAGCGTGACTGAAGAACACGTTCTCACCGTCTTCAGGAATAGCTTGGAGGCT GCAAAGGATCTCTTCCAACCATCTGGTAAGCATACAGGCAAAGATCGACATGAAGATAATTCTCACAAGATCAATGTTAAGATGCATCTTGATAAGATGAATCTTACATCGGATGCTGTACTTAGaaggaatgatgatgatgattgcgaTGAACCAGAAAGAAAG AGATCCAAGCATAACCAAGATAACGGCTCTACATTCTCGCTAAGACCACCTCCAAGAATACAGACCAGAAAG agGAAAGGACGCCCTCCTGCACATCATCGTGACTACACTGACGTGATAACAACATCATCCAGTAATTACAAAGGTAGCAAGGTCAAAGTGGAACCGGTCAAGAAAGAAGGACCAAAGTGGGATCCATCGAGACTAGTCCCGGAAACCATGTTTGTCATGGGTGCCAAGGCTAACAA AGCTCTTGGTCTAGGCGCTACAAGAGGACGGTTGTATATCAAACACCCGGAACTGTTTAAG TATGCTGGGGACCAAGAGGATAAACTATGGCTGTACGACAATCACTTGATGCCTGCCACAGGAGGAAAAGCTTACATTCTTCTGCTTGATGATGTTCTACACTTGGCAGAGACGGAGGAGTACAA GGAATGTGGAAGCCTGGCTGTTGAGGAACTCCAGGCGTTCAAAGTGACACCCACGATCCTCCAGAAGATGAAACGACACATGGAAACTCATCGTACCGATGGTGATGGAAGTAACAATAgcagtgataataatgaatga
- the LOC121408696 gene encoding deoxynucleotidyltransferase terminal-interacting protein 1-like isoform X2, with protein MSSVESLSPHWTNERLTKKKALLCNKIKNPYCMSLKTFPTNKHQRLTRQPGVNFKTRSGVVFNPITPLEILRGTLQKRINKDIHCIFQYYAQYFYMAVENMRENYGADSVTEEHVLTVFRNSLEAAKDLFQPSGKHTGKDRHEDNSHKINVKMHLDKMNLTSDAVLRRNDDDDCDEPERKRSKHNQDNGSTFSLRPPPRIQTRKRKGRPPAHHRDYTDVITTSSSNYKGSKVKVEPVKKEGPKWDPSRLVPETMFVMGAKANKALGLGATRGRLYIKHPELFKYAGDQEDKLWLYDNHLMPATGGKAYILLLDDVLHLAETEEYKECGSLAVEELQAFKVTPTILQKMKRHMETHRTDGDGSNNSSDNNE; from the exons ATGAGTTCTGTTGAAAGCCTGTCACCACACTGGACGAATGAAAGACTCACCAAGAAGAAGGCCCTCCTATGTAACAAGATA AAGAATCCATATTGCATGTCTTTGAAGACCTTTCCTACCAACAAACATCAACGGCTTACCAGACAACCTGGTGTTAACTTCAAGACAAG GAGTGGTGTGGTGTTCAATCCAATCACGCCCTTGGAGATTTTACGAGGGACATTGCAGAAACGAATTAATAAAGATATCCATTGTATATTCCAGTATTATGCTCAG tatttcTACATGGCTGTTGAAAACATGAGAGAGAACTATGGAGCCGACAGCGTGACTGAAGAACACGTTCTCACCGTCTTCAGGAATAGCTTGGAGGCT GCAAAGGATCTCTTCCAACCATCTGGTAAGCATACAGGCAAAGATCGACATGAAGATAATTCTCACAAGATCAATGTTAAGATGCATCTTGATAAGATGAATCTTACATCGGATGCTGTACTTAGaaggaatgatgatgatgattgcgaTGAACCAGAAAGAAAG AGATCCAAGCATAACCAAGATAACGGCTCTACATTCTCGCTAAGACCACCTCCAAGAATACAGACCAGAAAG agGAAAGGACGCCCTCCTGCACATCATCGTGACTACACTGACGTGATAACAACATCATCCAGTAATTACAAAGGTAGCAAGGTCAAAGTGGAACCGGTCAAGAAAGAAGGACCAAAGTGGGATCCATCGAGACTAGTCCCGGAAACCATGTTTGTCATGGGTGCCAAGGCTAACAA AGCTCTTGGTCTAGGCGCTACAAGAGGACGGTTGTATATCAAACACCCGGAACTGTTTAAG TATGCTGGGGACCAAGAGGATAAACTATGGCTGTACGACAATCACTTGATGCCTGCCACAGGAGGAAAAGCTTACATTCTTCTGCTTGATGATGTTCTACACTTGGCAGAGACGGAGGAGTACAA GGAATGTGGAAGCCTGGCTGTTGAGGAACTCCAGGCGTTCAAAGTGACACCCACGATCCTCCAGAAGATGAAACGACACATGGAAACTCATCGTACCGATGGTGATGGAAGTAACAATAgcagtgataataatgaatga